The Streptomyces noursei ATCC 11455 sequence CGATCATGGTCGCCGGAGCGGACGACACCAGCCGCATGGCCAGTTTCCGCCGGCTCCGCCCGGCGTTGCGGGCCGAGGGCTTCGGCATCGAGTACGCCGGGCCGGTCGCGGTGGTCGACGAGGTCGCCGAGCGAACCCTGGCCGATGTGCGCCGCGCCGAACTGATCGCGTTTCCCCTGGTGCTGGCCGTGCTCCTGCTGATCTTCCGCAGCCTGGTGGCGGCCCTGCTGCCGGTGGTCATCGGCGGGCTCAGCATCGGCATCACGCTGGGTGTTCTGGTGCTGCTGAGCGGCACGGTGGAGCTCTCGTTCATCACGGTGAGCCTGGTGACCTCCCTGGGACTGGCCCTGGGAGTGGACGCCGCCCTCTTCGTCGTCGGGCGGTTCCGCGAAGAGCTCGCCGGATGTGACAGCGTGCCGGACGCGGTCGCGGCCACGTGCGCCACCGCCGGCCGCACGGTGTTCCTGTCCGGGGCCACCATGACCGGCATCGCTCTGGGATTCCTGTTCTTCCCCATCGGCGTCATGCGGGCGTTGGGTGTCGGCTCGGCCGTCGTCATCGCCGTCAGCGCCGTCCTCAGCGTCACCGCGCTGCCCGCCGCGCTGGCCCTCCTCGGCCCGCGCGTGAACGCCGGACGGCTCCACCGGCCACGACGAAAGGACACGACCCCTGAACGGGGGGTGTGGGCCCGGCTGGCCGGGACGGTGATGGCCCAGCCAGGGCACTACGTGATCGGTACCCTGCTGGCCCTGCTGACCCTGACGGCACCCTTCGCGCACCTGACCCTCGGCTTCCCCGACCAGCGGACCCTGCCCGCCGACGCAGCCTCCCGCCGGGCCTCCGAGGCCCTGGGGCGCGACTTCGCGCTCGGCGGGCTGGACGCCGTGCAGGTCGTGGTCACCGTGCCGCAACGGCTGGACACCCACGACGGGCAGCGCACACTGACCGCCTGGGCCGGCGAACTCGTCCACCTGCCCGGCACCGGTGCCGGTCTCATCGCCGCGACGTCCCAGCACAGCGCGGTGATCTATCTGGCCCACAGTGGCAGCGCCGAGGACCCGGCCACTCGCGCCCTGGTGCGGCGCATTCGCGCGCTGCCCCCGCCGGACGGAGGCCAAGTCCTGGTGGGCGGGCTGTCGGCCATGGCCCAGGACACCCTCCAACTACTGGGCCGACGGCTGCCGTGGGCCCTGCTCTTCATCGCGGTCTTCACGTATGTGCTGCTGCTGACGGCACTGCGGTCGGTCGTCCTGCCGGCGAAGGCACTGCTCGTCAACGCACTGTCCCTCAGCGCCTCCTTCGGCGCACTGGTGTGGATCTTCCAGGACGGGCATCTGGCCTGGCTGGTCGGCGCGAGTCGCACCGGCTACATCGATGTGGCCCAGCCTGTGATCATGCTGATTCTGCTGATCGGCCTCTCGATGGACTACGAGTTCTTCCTGCTGTCGCGCATCCGCGAGCAGTACGACGCCACCGGGGACAACACCACCGCGGTCGCCATCGGGCTGCAGCGGTCCGCTCCGGTCATCACCGCTGCCGCCGCAGTGGTTCTGGTCGTCAGCGCGGCCTTCGCCACCAGCGGCGTGATCATGGTCAAGGAACTGTGCGTCGGTATGTTCATCGCGATCGCGCTGGACGCAACCCTTGTCCGGGCACTGCTCGTCCCTGCCGCCATGCGACTACTGGGCCGAGCCAACTGGTGGCTTCCTGGCGCAAAGCACCGACAGCAGGGGGGAGAGGAGGCCCTTGCCCCGCCTGGTGCGCACGATGAGTACGCGACAGAGCGACGAACCGTCATGGTGTGGACCGACGAATAGCTCACTGAGTGGAGCGCCGGACCGCGCTGCTCACTGACCAGCAGTACCGCGAGGCGTCCACCCGTAAAGCGGGTCCCTTGAACTTCTCGCATAGCGAATGGGCAATCGCGGCGACGGTGTCGATGTCGGTGCCCCTCGCGAAGCCGGATTCGCCCATACGGATACCGGCGAGAAGGTACAGCACGAGCAGGGCATTCACGACGAAACCGGCGCGGTCGCGGGAGTGCATCGCTGATTTGCCGAGGGAACTGGTGACGAACCCCTCGACGCCGGTCACGGCGGCGCTGCCGGTGTGGAGGGCATTGACGATCTCGACGAGGGGCATGACTGGCACGGGGGTGAAGAAACGAAGCTCCAGGACACGGTCGGCACGGGTGGTGGCCATCGGCCTCCGTGCGCGGCGCATGTGCGGACGTTCAACCACGTGGCTGTCAGTGGGAAAACACCTCCTGGACGCCGTGGGGCGAGCAGGCGAGGGCTGCTGGCGGTTCAGTCGGTCTGGTGCTCGTGCTGGTCGTGGGCGGCTGTCTGTGCTCGAGATCGTCTGACACATTAGCGATCACGGATTTCCGGG is a genomic window containing:
- a CDS encoding MMPL family transporter — protein: MFVRLGRAAARRSWVFLAVPLVLAALAAVAASGIHDKLSYGGIIARDAESNRAAVAVRDRIGRGGADVIALYRNPHHTVEEPMFRRAVEGSLASAPSGTVVSTMTYWSRDLPPLVSKDRHATAVAIMVAGADDTSRMASFRRLRPALRAEGFGIEYAGPVAVVDEVAERTLADVRRAELIAFPLVLAVLLLIFRSLVAALLPVVIGGLSIGITLGVLVLLSGTVELSFITVSLVTSLGLALGVDAALFVVGRFREELAGCDSVPDAVAATCATAGRTVFLSGATMTGIALGFLFFPIGVMRALGVGSAVVIAVSAVLSVTALPAALALLGPRVNAGRLHRPRRKDTTPERGVWARLAGTVMAQPGHYVIGTLLALLTLTAPFAHLTLGFPDQRTLPADAASRRASEALGRDFALGGLDAVQVVVTVPQRLDTHDGQRTLTAWAGELVHLPGTGAGLIAATSQHSAVIYLAHSGSAEDPATRALVRRIRALPPPDGGQVLVGGLSAMAQDTLQLLGRRLPWALLFIAVFTYVLLLTALRSVVLPAKALLVNALSLSASFGALVWIFQDGHLAWLVGASRTGYIDVAQPVIMLILLIGLSMDYEFFLLSRIREQYDATGDNTTAVAIGLQRSAPVITAAAAVVLVVSAAFATSGVIMVKELCVGMFIAIALDATLVRALLVPAAMRLLGRANWWLPGAKHRQQGGEEALAPPGAHDEYATERRTVMVWTDE